The following are from one region of the Bradyrhizobium septentrionale genome:
- a CDS encoding IS1182 family transposase yields the protein MSKYFRPWNIDQTLLLPPNVQDFVPKGHVSRFMVDLVRESLDLREIMGSYVSGLGQPPFDPRMMVALLLHSYASGLYSSRRIAKACRERNDFVMIVALDAPDFRTISDFRKRHLKALGALFVQVLKLCETAGLVKLGHVALDGTKIKANASKHKAMSYERMKKREAELKAEVARMLAAAEAADASEDETFGNSDELPDWTVDKQKRLAKIQQAMAALEADAKLAAEEERRIEAEKEQQRQAEGRKKPGKPAALPSEEPNPKAQRNFTDPESRIMKSKDGFVQAYNAQAAVDAHAQIIVAQELTQHGSDQGQLVPLIEAIESNLGRKPRQASADSGYCSEANLEALDTRSIDGYVAPGRAKHPTVANGKVGGPLTQAMRKKIDDGGFETPYRLRKQVVEPVFGQIKQARGFRQFLLRGIEKVRAEWTMICTVHNLLKLFNLANAA from the coding sequence ATGAGCAAGTATTTTCGGCCTTGGAACATCGATCAGACGCTGCTTCTGCCGCCGAATGTGCAGGACTTCGTGCCGAAAGGCCATGTCTCGCGGTTTATGGTTGATCTGGTGCGGGAGAGCCTCGATCTCAGGGAGATCATGGGCAGCTATGTGAGCGGGCTTGGGCAGCCGCCGTTTGATCCGCGGATGATGGTGGCGCTGCTGCTGCATAGCTATGCGAGTGGGCTGTATTCGTCGCGTCGGATTGCCAAGGCCTGCCGGGAGCGGAACGATTTTGTGATGATCGTGGCGCTGGATGCGCCGGATTTTCGGACGATCAGCGACTTTCGCAAGCGACATTTGAAGGCGCTCGGCGCGCTATTCGTGCAGGTTCTGAAGTTGTGCGAGACGGCCGGGCTGGTCAAGCTCGGTCATGTCGCGCTGGATGGTACGAAGATCAAGGCGAACGCGTCGAAACACAAGGCGATGAGTTATGAGCGCATGAAGAAGCGCGAGGCGGAATTGAAGGCCGAGGTCGCTCGCATGCTGGCGGCCGCCGAGGCGGCGGATGCCTCGGAGGATGAGACTTTCGGCAACAGCGACGAACTGCCGGACTGGACCGTCGACAAGCAGAAACGGCTGGCGAAGATCCAGCAAGCGATGGCGGCGCTGGAAGCGGACGCCAAACTGGCGGCGGAGGAAGAGCGCCGCATCGAGGCCGAAAAGGAACAGCAGCGCCAGGCCGAAGGCCGCAAGAAGCCGGGCAAACCGGCGGCGCTGCCATCGGAGGAACCCAATCCCAAGGCGCAACGCAACTTCACCGATCCGGAAAGCCGCATCATGAAGTCGAAGGATGGCTTCGTTCAGGCCTATAATGCCCAGGCGGCCGTCGATGCACATGCCCAGATCATTGTCGCGCAAGAACTGACCCAGCACGGCAGCGATCAGGGCCAGTTGGTGCCCCTGATCGAGGCCATCGAGAGCAATCTTGGCCGCAAGCCGCGGCAGGCCTCAGCGGATTCCGGCTACTGCAGCGAAGCCAATCTCGAAGCGCTCGACACACGCAGCATCGATGGCTATGTCGCGCCCGGACGCGCCAAACACCCGACAGTAGCGAACGGAAAAGTCGGCGGCCCGCTGACACAGGCCATGCGAAAGAAGATCGACGATGGCGGCTTCGAAACACCCTACCGATTGCGAAAGCAAGTGGTGGAGCCGGTGTTCGGGCAGATCAAACAGGCAAGAGGCTTCCGCCAGTTCCTGTTGCGGGGCATCGAGAAAGTGCGCGCCGAGTGGACAATGATCTGCACCGTCCATAACCTCCTCAAGCTGTTCAACCTCGCAAACGCAGCCTGA
- a CDS encoding tetratricopeptide repeat protein: MARTAAAGTWSLGRAWARTARLCLLATGLVLMTLTYSPAARAEDAVPGEAAFSAANGFARLVLKLKEDVESEVTAAGTIIVIRFKRPVDIPVEKLSDAVPDYVGAARRDPDGSAIRLSLARRVTINTMTAGERIFIDFLPDSWTGPPPSLPQEVIRELAERARAAERLLRAQRAADAAKKKPPVRVRALVQPTFVRFVFEVPDGVSVSSVLNEQKLTLAFNSVLSFDLADAKVAAPPNVASISARADTDTSAVDVTLIGDVDVHSFRDEKNYIVDVAFQQNEQPAAKPALSALLPTPRGRAKGAAAIAPVTSESIAREAKIEIKPEQPKPEQSKAEPAKSEPPQSEPVKPEQATTEQPAAAPAKTEQPRSELPKSELPKIAAAPAADVENAAAPSAPREGSAPSAPERNKVPVSEAPKPAPAVAAVPAMEGPKPAVAPSPGEVRASGKPAVEAQRDSDGLGVTFAFPGATPAALFRRADTVWMVFDTPEAIDVDPIRAKAGSLISDVSRIPLEKGQAVRFRLNRPQMPSLESDDRSRGVSWTLTFADRVQKPPLPLSVVRNISEPALANVSVPLANPGQLHKLVDPDAGDTLWVVTAPPPTRGIIKRQDFVELSLLESIHGVVVHPNADDVKAEVGADKVMLGRPGGLTLSSADVAAERATAAVKPLFDPNEWRKNRSESFLKQLDALIVAAGAANAEQLPQARLDLADFYMARGMYYEAHGVTNLILSESKRGGETAPVVMVHAVASILIGHPAQGLKDLANPVIGNGYDSQLWKGLAFAREGKWAEAREKFKNAEFAVATLPAELQRIVTLDSMKASLEVKDYAGAARRKSDLDVVGVPDGLKPAVAVLRGRLAEALGQEKDALDAYRFAANSADRQAAAEGKLLETLLKQKRGEIGRDDVLKELELLSMLWRGDSIELKTLYVLSKIYAETARYADAFAVTRAATRLQPNAPESRLAQDAASALFVQLYLGPKGDEMAPIDALGTFYEYRELTPIGRRGDEMIRRLADRLVGVDLLDQAADLLQYQVDKRLEGAARAQVAARLAMVYLMNRKPDRAIGALRSTRIADLSGELRQQRLLLEARAQSDVGRHDLALDIISNITGREAIRLRSDIYWASRHWREASEQIELYYGDRWRDFTPLNPGEKADIIRAVVGYALAEDAIGLSRFREKYAPLMSGDADRLAFEAASKPVATSSAEFAQIARMAASVDTLDGFIREMKVRFPDATARAPLPDPVATGSVPDSAKAAPVSTLPAIKGERRASASQ; the protein is encoded by the coding sequence ATGGCGCGAACGGCTGCCGCTGGAACATGGTCGCTAGGCCGCGCCTGGGCGCGGACTGCGCGTCTGTGCCTGCTTGCCACCGGCCTTGTTCTCATGACCCTCACATATTCGCCTGCTGCACGCGCCGAAGACGCGGTGCCGGGTGAGGCGGCCTTCTCGGCCGCGAACGGCTTTGCCCGGCTGGTGCTGAAGCTGAAGGAGGATGTCGAGTCCGAGGTCACGGCCGCCGGCACGATCATCGTGATCCGCTTCAAGCGTCCGGTCGATATCCCGGTCGAGAAACTGTCGGATGCGGTGCCCGATTATGTCGGCGCCGCGCGCCGCGATCCGGACGGTTCGGCGATCCGCCTGTCGCTGGCGCGCCGTGTCACCATCAACACCATGACCGCCGGCGAGCGCATCTTCATCGACTTCCTGCCCGACAGCTGGACCGGGCCGCCGCCGTCGCTGCCGCAGGAGGTGATCCGCGAGCTTGCCGAGCGCGCCCGCGCCGCCGAGCGGTTGCTGCGCGCGCAGCGTGCCGCCGACGCCGCCAAGAAAAAGCCGCCGGTGCGCGTTCGCGCGCTGGTGCAGCCCACCTTCGTCCGCTTCGTGTTCGAGGTCCCCGACGGTGTCAGCGTCTCCTCGGTGCTGAATGAGCAGAAGCTGACGCTGGCCTTCAACTCGGTCCTGAGCTTCGACCTTGCCGACGCCAAGGTCGCCGCACCCCCGAACGTCGCGTCGATCAGCGCGCGCGCCGACACCGACACCTCCGCGGTCGATGTGACTCTGATCGGCGATGTCGACGTGCATTCGTTCCGCGACGAGAAGAACTACATCGTCGATGTCGCCTTCCAGCAGAACGAGCAGCCGGCGGCAAAGCCCGCGCTGAGCGCGCTGCTGCCGACGCCGCGCGGCAGAGCCAAAGGTGCTGCGGCGATCGCGCCGGTGACGTCGGAAAGCATCGCGCGAGAGGCCAAGATCGAGATCAAGCCTGAGCAGCCCAAACCTGAGCAGTCCAAGGCGGAGCCGGCCAAATCCGAACCGCCGCAATCCGAGCCGGTCAAGCCCGAGCAAGCCACGACCGAACAGCCGGCAGCCGCGCCCGCCAAGACCGAGCAGCCCAGATCCGAGCTGCCGAAGTCGGAGCTGCCGAAGATCGCCGCTGCACCGGCCGCGGATGTCGAGAACGCTGCTGCGCCTTCCGCGCCGCGCGAGGGCAGCGCCCCTTCTGCGCCGGAGCGGAACAAGGTGCCCGTGAGCGAGGCGCCGAAGCCGGCGCCCGCTGTCGCGGCCGTGCCGGCGATGGAAGGGCCGAAGCCGGCCGTGGCGCCATCGCCCGGCGAGGTCCGTGCCAGCGGCAAGCCCGCGGTCGAAGCCCAGCGCGACAGCGACGGGCTGGGGGTGACGTTTGCATTCCCCGGCGCGACGCCGGCGGCGCTGTTCCGCCGTGCCGACACGGTGTGGATGGTGTTCGACACGCCTGAGGCGATCGATGTCGATCCAATCCGCGCCAAGGCCGGCTCGCTGATATCAGACGTCAGCCGGATTCCACTCGAGAAGGGGCAGGCGGTGCGCTTCCGCCTCAACCGGCCGCAGATGCCGTCACTCGAGAGCGACGATCGCTCGCGCGGCGTGAGCTGGACGCTGACCTTTGCCGACCGGGTGCAGAAGCCGCCGCTGCCGCTCAGCGTGGTGCGCAACATCTCGGAGCCCGCGCTCGCCAATGTCAGCGTGCCGCTCGCCAATCCCGGCCAGCTCCATAAACTGGTCGATCCCGACGCCGGCGATACGCTCTGGGTGGTGACGGCGCCGCCGCCGACCCGCGGCATCATCAAACGGCAGGATTTCGTCGAGCTCTCGCTGCTGGAATCGATCCACGGCGTCGTGGTCCATCCCAACGCCGACGACGTCAAGGCGGAGGTCGGCGCCGACAAGGTGATGCTGGGCCGGCCCGGCGGACTGACGCTGTCATCGGCCGACGTCGCCGCCGAGCGCGCGACCGCGGCGGTGAAGCCGCTGTTCGATCCGAACGAGTGGCGCAAGAACCGGTCGGAGAGCTTCCTCAAGCAGCTCGACGCTCTGATCGTGGCGGCCGGTGCCGCCAATGCCGAGCAGCTGCCGCAGGCACGGCTCGATCTCGCCGATTTCTACATGGCGCGCGGCATGTACTACGAAGCGCATGGCGTCACCAATCTGATCCTGTCCGAGAGCAAGCGCGGCGGCGAGACGGCGCCGGTGGTGATGGTGCACGCGGTCGCCAGCATCCTGATCGGACACCCGGCACAGGGCTTGAAGGACCTGGCCAATCCCGTGATCGGCAATGGTTACGATTCCCAATTGTGGAAAGGGCTCGCCTTTGCCCGCGAAGGCAAATGGGCCGAGGCGCGCGAGAAGTTCAAGAACGCCGAATTCGCGGTCGCGACGTTGCCTGCCGAGCTGCAGCGCATCGTCACCCTGGACTCGATGAAGGCCTCGCTCGAGGTCAAGGACTATGCCGGCGCCGCGCGGCGCAAGAGCGATCTCGACGTGGTCGGCGTTCCCGACGGGCTCAAGCCTGCGGTTGCGGTGCTGCGCGGCCGGCTCGCCGAAGCGCTCGGCCAGGAGAAGGACGCGCTCGACGCCTACCGCTTCGCCGCCAATTCGGCCGACCGTCAGGCCGCCGCCGAGGGCAAGCTGCTCGAGACGCTGCTCAAGCAGAAGCGCGGCGAGATCGGGCGCGACGATGTGCTGAAGGAGCTCGAGCTGTTGTCGATGCTGTGGCGCGGCGACTCCATCGAGCTGAAGACGCTCTACGTGTTGTCGAAGATCTACGCCGAGACCGCGCGCTATGCCGACGCCTTCGCGGTGACGCGTGCCGCGACCCGGCTGCAGCCGAACGCGCCGGAATCGCGGCTGGCGCAGGATGCCGCCTCGGCCTTGTTCGTGCAGCTCTATCTCGGCCCCAAGGGCGACGAGATGGCGCCGATCGATGCGCTCGGCACTTTCTACGAATACCGCGAGCTGACGCCGATCGGCCGCCGCGGCGACGAGATGATCCGCCGTCTCGCCGACCGTCTCGTCGGTGTCGATCTGCTCGACCAGGCCGCCGACCTCCTGCAATACCAGGTCGACAAGCGTCTCGAAGGCGCGGCGCGCGCCCAGGTCGCCGCGCGCCTTGCGATGGTCTATCTGATGAACCGCAAGCCTGATCGCGCCATCGGCGCGCTGCGCTCGACCCGGATCGCGGACCTCTCCGGCGAACTGCGCCAGCAGCGGCTGCTGCTCGAGGCGCGCGCGCAAAGCGACGTCGGCCGGCACGACCTCGCGCTCGACATCATCTCGAACATCACCGGCCGCGAGGCGATCCGGCTGCGCTCCGACATCTACTGGGCATCGCGGCACTGGCGCGAGGCGTCCGAGCAGATCGAGCTCTACTACGGCGACCGCTGGCGCGACTTCACCCCGCTCAACCCGGGCGAGAAGGCCGACATCATCCGTGCCGTGGTTGGCTACGCGCTCGCCGAGGACGCCATCGGGCTATCCCGGTTCCGCGAGAAATACGCGCCGCTGATGTCGGGCGATGCCGACAGGCTGGCGTTCGAGGCGGCCAGCAAGCCGGTCGCGACCTCAAGCGCCGAGTTCGCGCAGATCGCGCGGATGGCCGCCAGCGTCGACACGCTCGACGGCTTCATCCGCGAGATGAAGGTCCGCTTCCCCGACGCCACCGCCCGCGCGCCGCTGCCCGATCCGGTCGCGACCGGATCGGTGCCTGACAGTGCGAAGGCCGCGCCGGTGAGCACGCTGCCGGCGATCAAGGGCGAGCGCCGCGCCAGCGCGTCACAGTAG
- a CDS encoding aminotransferase class V-fold PLP-dependent enzyme: MLPSQRHLFEIPREICYLNSASYSPLPLKTLDAGRAAVERKGQPWTIDAGFAGRQHERARAAAARLINADANDVALIPAISYGVATVAKALSIPRGTRVVVLENDHSSPVLEWHARAEAQGFVVDTVRQPADGDWTSAVLATIERSGAPPVGLASISSVHWSDGGLIDVDKVQAALRRHDAMFVIDATQSAGVVAMDVTKLDPDAVIFPTYKWLIGPYGRAFLYVAKRHQNGVPLEQTSAGRRNVNSENPVYFGDLTYVDDARRYDMGERDHFITLEMASIGMEMMADWSATAVSARLAMLNERIADGVRDLGLDVLPRSVRAPHILSLGMAGGIPKELIARLATENIHVALRLGRMRISPHVFNDEADVDRLVAVLTKALRG, from the coding sequence ATGCTTCCCTCCCAGCGCCACCTCTTCGAGATTCCACGCGAGATCTGCTACCTGAATTCGGCGTCCTACAGCCCGCTGCCGCTGAAGACGCTGGACGCCGGCCGCGCGGCGGTCGAACGCAAGGGCCAGCCCTGGACCATCGATGCCGGTTTCGCCGGCCGCCAGCATGAACGCGCCCGCGCCGCGGCGGCGCGCCTGATCAATGCCGATGCGAATGATGTCGCCCTGATCCCGGCGATCAGCTACGGCGTCGCGACGGTGGCGAAGGCACTGAGCATTCCGCGCGGCACCCGCGTCGTCGTGCTGGAGAACGATCACTCCTCGCCGGTGCTGGAATGGCACGCCCGCGCCGAGGCGCAGGGCTTTGTCGTCGACACCGTGCGCCAGCCTGCCGATGGCGACTGGACGTCGGCGGTGCTCGCGACGATCGAGCGGTCCGGCGCGCCGCCGGTCGGCCTCGCCTCGATCTCGTCGGTGCACTGGTCGGACGGCGGTCTGATCGATGTCGACAAGGTGCAGGCGGCGTTGCGGCGGCACGATGCGATGTTCGTGATCGACGCGACGCAGAGCGCCGGTGTCGTGGCGATGGACGTGACAAAGCTCGATCCCGACGCAGTGATCTTTCCGACCTACAAATGGCTGATCGGCCCCTATGGTCGCGCCTTCCTCTACGTCGCGAAACGTCACCAGAACGGCGTGCCGCTGGAGCAGACCTCCGCCGGCCGCCGCAACGTGAACTCGGAGAACCCGGTCTATTTCGGCGATCTCACCTATGTCGACGACGCCCGCCGCTACGACATGGGCGAACGCGATCACTTCATCACGCTGGAGATGGCGTCGATCGGCATGGAGATGATGGCGGACTGGAGCGCCACTGCCGTCAGCGCGCGGCTGGCGATGCTTAACGAGCGGATCGCCGACGGTGTGCGTGACCTCGGGCTCGACGTGCTGCCGCGCAGCGTGCGCGCGCCGCATATCCTGAGCCTCGGCATGGCGGGCGGCATCCCGAAGGAATTGATCGCGCGCCTCGCCACCGAGAACATCCACGTCGCGTTGCGGCTCGGCCGGATGCGGATCTCACCGCACGTCTTCAACGACGAGGCCGATGTCGACCGCCTCGTCGCTGTGTTGACGAAGGCGCTGCGCGGTTAA
- a CDS encoding tautomerase family protein, with product MPIVTIQVTREGTAPGASSTTPEQKAALIMGASELLRDVLGKPMESTFVVIEEVDTDNWGWGGLPALDYRKKLAAERNR from the coding sequence ATGCCTATCGTCACCATCCAGGTCACGCGTGAGGGGACGGCGCCGGGGGCGTCGTCCACCACACCGGAGCAGAAGGCGGCGCTGATCATGGGCGCCAGCGAGCTGCTGCGCGACGTGCTCGGCAAGCCCATGGAATCGACCTTCGTCGTCATCGAGGAAGTCGATACCGACAATTGGGGCTGGGGCGGGCTGCCCGCGCTGGACTATCGCAAGAAGCTCGCGGCGGAACGAAACCGCTGA
- a CDS encoding LysR family transcriptional regulator: MDRIDAMKVFVAAVDEGSLAGAGRKLRRSPAAVSRAVAFLEHHVGAELLHRTTRSLKLSDAGQRYAAACRRILSELEEADISAGGERSAPRGTLTITAPVVVGEDLLRPVLDAFMTEHPAVVARLVMLDRTVNLIDEGIDVALRIAHLADSNFVAIKLGEVRRVVAASPGYLAQHPVIGEPADLAKHQIIAMTHFGLDSWSFPPAVKSKVARAVQFTPRLVVNTVRAAVASASEGHGITRLFSYHIAEEIRDGRLQILLASDEHPPLPVHLLAPQGRFDVPKVRAFVDFATPRLKRYFERLSREASQASRSRRGRVSAE; this comes from the coding sequence ATGGACCGCATCGACGCCATGAAGGTTTTCGTCGCGGCGGTCGACGAGGGCAGCCTTGCGGGTGCCGGACGGAAGTTGCGGCGATCGCCGGCGGCGGTCAGCCGTGCCGTCGCGTTCCTTGAGCATCATGTCGGTGCCGAGCTGCTTCATCGCACCACGCGGTCGCTGAAGCTGAGCGATGCCGGGCAGCGTTATGCGGCGGCGTGCCGGCGCATCCTCTCTGAGCTCGAGGAGGCCGACATCTCGGCCGGTGGCGAGCGCTCGGCGCCGCGCGGCACGCTGACGATCACGGCGCCTGTCGTGGTCGGCGAGGATCTGCTGCGGCCGGTGCTTGATGCCTTCATGACGGAGCATCCGGCGGTGGTCGCCCGCCTCGTGATGCTCGATCGCACCGTCAATCTGATCGATGAGGGCATCGACGTCGCGCTGCGCATTGCCCATCTCGCCGATTCCAATTTCGTCGCGATCAAGCTCGGCGAGGTGCGCCGCGTGGTCGCGGCGTCACCGGGCTATCTCGCGCAGCACCCGGTGATCGGCGAGCCGGCCGATCTTGCGAAGCATCAGATCATCGCGATGACGCATTTCGGGCTCGACTCCTGGAGCTTTCCGCCGGCCGTGAAGTCGAAGGTCGCGCGCGCGGTGCAGTTCACGCCACGGCTGGTTGTCAACACGGTGCGGGCGGCGGTCGCCTCGGCCAGCGAAGGGCACGGCATCACCCGGCTGTTCTCCTATCACATTGCCGAGGAAATCCGCGACGGGCGGCTGCAGATCCTGCTCGCAAGCGACGAGCATCCGCCGCTGCCGGTGCATCTGTTGGCGCCGCAGGGCCGCTTCGACGTGCCGAAGGTGCGCGCCTTCGTCGACTTCGCGACGCCGCGGCTGAAACGCTATTTCGAGCGGCTGTCGCGCGAAGCCAGCCAGGCCAGTCGTTCGCGCCGCGGAAGAGTGTCTGCCGAATAG
- a CDS encoding MotE family protein, which translates to MKLLRDIRVMPVVLVAIFGLMVLKVAGLVLDGGYVFADEARPAGPSGPSWAQQNFNFPGAGKAVVDSKLKADPGDITGSVHGKEEKKDEAPKPAAPAAEPSKPDGVVVNLDAPAPVSASERAILERLQARRQELETRAREVDIREGLLKAAEKRIEAKVEEAKANDAKSNADAAAKAEADAARFKGIVTMYENMKPKDAAKVFDRLEMGVLYQIASQIQPRKMSDILGLMQPEAAERLTVELARRAGGDKSASTDDLPKIEGKILAPKTN; encoded by the coding sequence ATGAAGTTGCTTCGTGACATCAGAGTGATGCCCGTGGTGCTGGTCGCGATCTTCGGCCTGATGGTGCTGAAGGTCGCGGGCCTCGTGCTCGATGGCGGTTACGTGTTCGCTGACGAGGCGCGGCCGGCTGGCCCGTCTGGCCCCTCTTGGGCGCAGCAGAACTTCAATTTCCCCGGCGCCGGCAAGGCGGTGGTTGACAGCAAGCTCAAGGCCGATCCCGGCGACATCACGGGATCGGTGCACGGCAAGGAAGAGAAGAAGGACGAGGCGCCGAAGCCGGCCGCCCCGGCTGCGGAGCCGTCCAAGCCCGACGGCGTGGTGGTCAATCTGGATGCGCCCGCGCCGGTGTCGGCGTCGGAGCGCGCGATCCTGGAACGGTTGCAGGCGCGCCGCCAGGAACTCGAGACGCGCGCGCGTGAGGTCGATATCCGCGAGGGCCTCCTGAAGGCCGCCGAGAAGCGCATCGAGGCCAAGGTCGAGGAGGCCAAGGCCAATGACGCCAAGTCGAACGCCGATGCGGCGGCAAAGGCGGAAGCAGACGCCGCCCGCTTCAAGGGCATCGTCACCATGTATGAAAACATGAAGCCGAAGGACGCCGCCAAGGTGTTCGACCGCCTGGAAATGGGCGTGCTCTACCAGATCGCCTCGCAGATCCAGCCGCGCAAGATGTCCGACATCCTCGGCCTGATGCAGCCCGAGGCCGCCGAGCGGCTCACCGTCGAACTCGCCCGCCGCGCCGGCGGCGACAAGTCGGCCTCAACAGACGATCTCCCCAAGATCGAAGGCAAGATCCTCGCGCCGAAGACGAATTGA
- a CDS encoding DUF6468 domain-containing protein, with amino-acid sequence MSHVLGLAIESLVAVLLMLTIGYCWLLNKRLQRLKADEHSLKATIAELITATEIAERAIGGLKHAVRDVNENLGNRLDAATQMSALLKTQLAEGDGVVRRLSKIAQAARPSEPAYAPAPAVAPAAPAPRVSAARAVAAAAEAFTERRRAGGLAA; translated from the coding sequence ATGAGCCATGTGCTTGGACTAGCGATCGAGAGTCTGGTGGCCGTGCTGCTGATGCTGACCATCGGCTATTGCTGGCTGCTCAACAAGCGCCTGCAGCGGCTGAAGGCGGACGAGCATTCGCTCAAGGCGACGATCGCGGAATTGATCACCGCGACCGAGATCGCCGAGCGGGCGATCGGCGGGCTGAAGCACGCGGTGCGCGACGTCAACGAGAACCTCGGCAACCGGCTCGATGCGGCGACGCAGATGTCCGCGTTGCTGAAGACCCAGCTGGCGGAAGGCGATGGCGTGGTGCGCCGTCTGTCCAAGATCGCGCAGGCCGCGCGGCCGTCCGAACCCGCGTATGCGCCGGCTCCCGCCGTTGCACCGGCGGCGCCGGCGCCCAGGGTCTCGGCCGCGCGCGCGGTTGCCGCGGCGGCTGAAGCCTTCACCGAGCGCAGGAGGGCCGGCGGTCTCGCTGCATGA
- a CDS encoding YbfB/YjiJ family MFS transporter produces the protein MSMSANVDHARRHHAELHRDAGGPLWLAAAAGLCASLVGLGLARFAYTPLIPALIAAKWFTPAEAVYLGAANLAGYLAGALIARDLGARIGSVWALRSMMTLAAITCFACAVPISFIWFFGFRFLAGASGGVIMVLAATVILQHTAPSKRGLIGGVIFAGVGLGVAASGTLVPLLLQQGVKQAWYGLGILSAVLTLISWKAWPAEAPAAHAAAEQHVASHGVRSPLLIALCLEYGLNALALVPHMVFLVDFVARGLGQGIAAGSYYWVLYGIGAVVGPLLSGHLADRAGFAAALRVAFLIEAVAVALPAVTTSPAAMIVSSLIVGGFTPGIVPLVIGRIHELIPHSAASQRSAWAQATTTFALFQAAGAYGLSYLFAHSGGDYALLFVIGAASVAVALAIELFSVIALGRKRS, from the coding sequence ATGTCCATGTCAGCCAATGTCGACCATGCCAGGCGCCATCACGCCGAACTACATCGCGATGCGGGCGGACCGCTATGGCTGGCCGCGGCCGCAGGGCTGTGCGCGTCGCTGGTCGGGCTCGGGCTGGCGCGCTTTGCCTACACGCCGCTGATCCCGGCGCTGATCGCGGCGAAATGGTTCACGCCGGCGGAAGCGGTCTATCTCGGTGCCGCCAACCTTGCCGGCTACCTTGCCGGCGCGCTGATCGCCCGCGATCTCGGCGCGCGGATCGGCTCGGTGTGGGCGCTGCGCAGTATGATGACACTGGCTGCGATCACCTGCTTTGCCTGCGCAGTGCCGATCTCCTTCATCTGGTTCTTCGGCTTCCGCTTCCTCGCCGGCGCCAGCGGCGGCGTCATCATGGTGCTGGCGGCGACCGTGATCCTGCAGCACACGGCGCCGAGCAAGCGCGGCCTGATCGGCGGCGTGATCTTCGCCGGCGTCGGATTGGGCGTCGCCGCCTCGGGCACGCTGGTGCCGCTGTTGCTGCAGCAGGGCGTCAAGCAGGCCTGGTACGGGCTCGGAATCCTGTCGGCGGTGTTGACCCTGATCAGCTGGAAGGCGTGGCCGGCGGAGGCGCCTGCCGCGCATGCTGCCGCAGAACAGCACGTTGCGTCGCATGGCGTGCGGTCACCGCTGCTGATCGCGCTGTGCCTGGAATATGGCCTCAACGCGCTGGCGCTGGTGCCGCATATGGTGTTCCTGGTCGACTTCGTGGCCCGCGGACTCGGGCAGGGGATCGCGGCAGGTTCCTATTACTGGGTGCTGTACGGCATCGGCGCCGTGGTCGGACCGCTGCTGTCAGGACATCTCGCCGATCGCGCAGGCTTCGCCGCGGCGCTCCGCGTGGCGTTCCTGATCGAGGCCGTAGCGGTCGCGCTGCCTGCCGTGACGACGTCGCCGGCCGCAATGATCGTGTCGAGCCTCATCGTGGGCGGCTTCACGCCCGGCATCGTGCCGCTGGTGATCGGCCGCATCCACGAGCTGATCCCGCACTCCGCCGCGAGCCAGCGTTCTGCCTGGGCCCAGGCCACGACGACCTTCGCGCTGTTCCAGGCGGCGGGCGCCTACGGCCTGTCCTATTTGTTCGCGCACAGCGGCGGCGACTATGCGCTGCTGTTCGTGATCGGCGCGGCCAGCGTAGCCGTTGCGCTAGCGATCGAGTTGTTCAGCGTCATCGCGCTCGGGCGCAAGCGGAGTTAA
- a CDS encoding SDR family NAD(P)-dependent oxidoreductase, with protein MGAEQKVAIITGASQGIGEALVKGYRDRNYRVVANSRSIKPSSDADVLAVPGDIGDPEVADRIVKQALARFGRVDTLVNNAGIFVAKPFTDYTDQDYASVLATNLNGFFYITRRVAKEMVKQGSGHIVQITTSLVDHANSNVPSVLASLTKGGLNAATKSLAIEYAARGIRVNAVAPGVIKSPMHAPETHDFLAKLHPVGRMGEMKDIVDAVLFLEGAGFVTGEILHVDGGQSAGH; from the coding sequence ATGGGTGCAGAGCAGAAGGTTGCCATTATCACCGGCGCGTCGCAGGGAATCGGCGAGGCGCTCGTCAAGGGCTATCGCGACCGCAACTACCGCGTTGTCGCCAATTCCCGCAGCATCAAGCCGTCCTCCGATGCCGATGTGCTGGCCGTCCCGGGCGACATCGGCGATCCCGAGGTTGCCGACCGCATCGTCAAGCAGGCGCTGGCGCGCTTCGGCCGCGTCGACACCCTGGTCAACAATGCCGGCATCTTCGTCGCCAAACCGTTCACCGACTACACCGACCAGGACTATGCGTCGGTGCTCGCGACCAACCTCAACGGTTTCTTCTACATCACCCGCCGCGTGGCGAAGGAGATGGTGAAGCAGGGCTCCGGGCACATCGTGCAGATCACGACCAGCCTGGTCGACCACGCCAACAGCAACGTGCCCTCGGTGCTGGCCTCGCTGACCAAGGGTGGGCTGAATGCGGCGACCAAGTCGCTCGCGATCGAATATGCCGCCAGGGGCATCCGCGTCAACGCGGTGGCGCCGGGCGTGATCAAGAGCCCGATGCACGCGCCTGAGACCCACGACTTCCTTGCCAAGCTGCATCCGGTCGGACGGATGGGCGAGATGAAGGACATCGTCGACGCCGTGCTGTTCCTGGAAGGCGCGGGCTTCGTCACCGGCGAGATCCTGCATGTCGACGGCGGCCAGAGCGCGGGTCACTAG